Proteins encoded together in one Impatiens glandulifera chromosome 1, dImpGla2.1, whole genome shotgun sequence window:
- the LOC124938647 gene encoding class V chitinase-like: MAYPVVKGVYWLGESEFPIYKIESNLFTHIFWSFANLDPKTHEVSVDVTADTFTNFTTTVRQKNPDVKTLISIGGPKADVSAFVAMASNGDARKKFIDSSIKLARDYEFDGLDLDWEYPASEMEMTNFGLLVQEWRVAVAVDAGNPTKEHALLLTATVSSASSIKILNDKDDQPRSYPSKIINHDLDWINLKDYDFYSSKLEGDKTRAPAALYDHVANSDLSGSSGIQDWIQAGVKPQKLVLGIAFYGYGWKLKDPNTHGILAPADGPAPWTGLNGSMEYYHIKAFIKKNNATTVFDTSFVTDYCYKGKTWFAYDGIQSVKHKVAYLKAQDLRGYFAWHAGADDLNGELSAAASQAWGTGA, translated from the exons ATGGCATATCCGGTTGTGAAAGGAGTGTATTGGTTGGGTGAGAGTGAATTCCCTATCTATAAGATTGAATCAAATCTCTTCACCCACATCTTCTGGAGTTTTGCGAATCTCGATCCGAAAACCCACGAAGTCTCTGTTGATGTAACAGCCGACACATTCACGAATTTCACAACAACTGTCCGGCAGAAGAACCCTGATGTGAAAACATTGATCTCTATCGGAGGTCCAAAAGCGGACGTATCTGCTTTTGTTGCCATGGCTAGCAATGGCGACGCGCGTAAAAAATTCATTGATTCCTCGATCAAGTTGGCTAGGGATTACGAGTTCGATGGCCTCGATCTTGATTGGGAATACCCAGCAAGTGAAATGGAGATGACAAACTTTGGGCTGCTTGTTCAAGAGTGGCGGGTAGCAGTGGCTGTGGATGCTGGGAATCCCACTAAAGAACATGCATTACTTCTCACAGCAACGGTTTCCTCCGCATcttctataaaaatattaaacgaCAAAGATGATCAGCCGCGCTCCTATCCTTCCAAGATAATAAACCACGACTTAGATTGGATTAATCTCAAGGATTACGACTTCTATTCTTCCAAACTGGAGGGCGACAAAACACGCGCACCCGCGGCTCTCTACGACCACGTCGCTAACTCTGACCTGAGTGGGAGTAGCGGAATCCAAGACTGGATCCAAGCTGGGGTCAAACCGCAAAAATTGGTTCTCGGGATTGCCTTTTATGGCTACGGTTGGAAGCTAAAGGATCCTAATACTCACGGCATTTTGGCCCCGGCAGATGGTCCCGCGCCTTGGACCGGCCTTAACGGCTCAATGGAGTACTACCATATCAAGGcttttatcaaaaaaaacaATGCAACCACTGTTTTCGATACTAGTTTTGTCACCGATTATTGTTACAAGGGTAAGACCTGGTTCGCCTACGACGGCATTCAGAGTGTCAAACATAAGGTCGCTTATCTTAAGGCCCAAGACTTGCGTGGTTACTTTGCATGGCACGCTGGAGCCGACGACCTAAATGGAGAGCTTTCCGCCGCGg CTTCACAAGCATGGGGTACTGGAGCTTAA
- the LOC124938665 gene encoding class V chitinase-like: MAYPAVKGVYWLCDSDFPVYKIESNLFTHIFWGFANLDPKTYNSVLEPQTLTTYKVYVDEIDNFSIFTTTVLQKNPGVKTLISIGGPKADVSAFVSMASNGDARKIFIDSSIKLARDYRFDGLDLDWEYPASDIEMANFGLLLQEWRVAVAVDAGNPTQDCALLLTATVSSRPIIKNVKEDQSHSYPFKIIEDNLDWIHVKEYDFYSSKQEGDKTHAPAALYDPVTNTNVSGSHGIIQWILCGVKPQKMVLGISFYGYGWKLKDPNNNGILAPADGPAPWTGLNGSLEYYFIKAFIGKNSATTFYDPTYVTDYCYQGKTWFAYDGVPSVKSKVSYLKDLDLRGYFAWHVGADDLNGELSSAASQALDGP; encoded by the exons ATGGCATATCCGGCTGTGAAAGGAGTGTATTGGTTGTGTGACAGTGATTTCCCTGTCTATAAGATTGAATCAAATCTCTTCACCCACATCTTCTGGGGTTTTGCGAATCTTGATCCGAAAACCTAT AATTCAGTGTTGGAGCCACAAACTCTAACAACCTACAAAGTCTATGTTGATGAAATAGACAATTTCTCGATATTCACAACAACTGTCCTGCAGAAGAACCCTGGTGTGAAAACATTGATCTCTATCGGAGGTCCAAAAGCGGACGTATCTGCTTTTGTTTCCATGGCTAGCAATGGCGACGCACGCAAAATATTCATTGATTCGTCGATCAAGTTGGCTAGGGATTACAGGTTCGATGGCCTTGATCTCGATTGGGAATACCCAGCAAGTGACATCGAGATGGCAAACTTTGGGCTGCTTCTTCAAGAGTGGCGGGTAGCAGTGGCTGTGGATGCTGGGAATCCCACTCAAGACTGTGCATTACTTCTCACAGCAACGGTTTCGTCCAGACCcattataaaaaatgttaaagagGATCAGTCGCACTCCTATCCTTTCAAGATTATAGAGGATAACTTAGATTGGATTCATGTCAAGGAATACGACTTCTATTCCTCCAAACAGGAGGGTGACAAAACACACGCACCTGCGGCGCTCTATGACCCCGTCACTAATACTAACGTAAGTGGTAGTCACGGAATCATACAATGGATCCTATGTGGAGTCAAACCACAAAAAATGGTTCTCGGGATTTCCTTTTATGGGTATGGTTGGAAGCTAAAGGATCCTAATAATAACGGCATTTTGGCCCCGGCAGATGGTCCCGCACCTTGGACCGGCCTTAACGGCTCACTGGAGTACTACTTTATCAAGGCTTTTATAGGCAAAAACAGTGCAACCACTTTTTATGACCCTACTTATGTCACCGATTATTGCTACCAGGGTAAGACCTGGTTCGCCTACGACGGTGTTCCAAGTGTCAAAAGCAAGGTCTCTTATCTTAAGGACCTTGACTTACGTGGTTACTTTGCATGGCATGTTGGGGCCGACGACCTAAATGGAGAGCTTTCCTCGGCAG CTTCACAAGCATTGGACGGACCTTAA